Below is a window of Humulus lupulus chromosome 2, drHumLupu1.1, whole genome shotgun sequence DNA.
CATAAATGGTAGGAAAATAATATTCGATCAACATAAACTTATACCTTGGATCCAAAACAACAGCCACATTCATAAGCCCATGAATCTCTTCCCAATACTTTTGAAACTTAGACATCATTTGAGTTGCCATGTCCCTAATAAAGGGCTCATCTAGTGTCATGCATGCTTTAATTCTCATTTTAATTTGACACATCTTTGGGAAAAAAAGATTAGCTGTAGAATACTTGGTTCCTAAAAACAACTCTGTCACCTCATGAAACACTTCCAACTTGTCACACAATTTTTGATCTCTAATCCAATCATCTTCTGATGGCGCATATCTAACATATCTTGAATCACGTAgttttaattgttcaaatactctATTGTACAATAAAGCTATGTTGAGCATTAAGTATGTTGAATTCCACCTTGTTTGACAATCAAGTGATAACTTTTTAGTACATGTCACTTCAAGAGAACGAGTAGTGTCCTCAAATTTCTCATACCTCTTTGGTGTGCCCGACCAATAAGCAACACTGTCTCGAATCTTGTCAATGCTATCACCAATAACAGACAAGCCATCCTTGACAATAAGATTCAAAATATGTGCACAACAACACATGTGAAGTAACTTTCCTTTTAAAATGAAACAGTTAGAATTAAATTTTTCCTTCAAAAGTGGAATCATTGGATCGTTAGTTGTACAATTATCCACAGTCACTGTACTAATCTTGTCTTCAATATTCCATTCAGACAAACACGAACTCAATGTATCAGTAAGTGTTACAGCATCATGTGGGCATGGTACATACTTAAAACTTATAATCCTACTATGCAACTTCCAAGAGTCATCTATGAAATGAGCTGTCACAGTCATATATCCCCTCTTTTGATGATTGGCAGTCCACATATCAGTGGTTATAGCTATTCTACTTCTATTC
It encodes the following:
- the LOC133815083 gene encoding zinc finger BED domain-containing protein RICESLEEPER 2-like, whose amino-acid sequence is MAACNHCGRKLGGESSNGTKHLLAHVKRCPVIKEQLAMNPNPNASPSVTTYNFDPELGRKKNTIRSDILKMYKVEKEKCSQILEKNRSRIAITTDMWTANHQKRGYMTVTAHFIDDSWKLHSRIISFKYVPCPHDAVTLTDTLSSCLSEWNIEDKISTVTVDNCTTNDPMIPLLKEKFNSNCFILKGKLLHMCCCAHILNLIVKDGLSVIGDSIDKIRDSVAYWSGTPKRYEKFEDTTRSLEVTCTKKLSLDCQTRWNSTYLMLNIALLYNRVFEQLKLRDSRYVRYAPSEDDWIRDQKLCDKLEVFHEVTELFLGTKYSTANLFFPKMCQIKMRIKACMTLDEPFIRDMATQMMSKFQKYWEEIHGLMNVAVVLDPRYKFMLIEYYFPTIYGNDQYEIEIEKVCKLCYELLEEYSSKFPTLRERSQQMDSVSASSQTQIDDLSNFDTYVIVAYGVENVKSDLELYLEEKLIPRTDEFFDICNY